In Osmerus eperlanus chromosome 17, fOsmEpe2.1, whole genome shotgun sequence, a single genomic region encodes these proteins:
- the lum gene encoding lumican produces MFPLRVVLLAALVSLTLGQYDDYDYQPASQLGPSGPNCAQECDCPINFPSAMYCDGRKLKFVPVVPTGIKYLYLQNNQIEEIKAGVFDNVTDLRWLVLDHNMITTDKVAKGTIDKLVGLEKLFFSHNQLSEPVLPPSRVLEELKMISNQLSKFPALTDRENLTAVHLQDNKLTSESIAGAFKSLKKLLLLDVSRNKLKKLPAGPPSSLEVLYADHNDIDSIAAGYLNKLPSLKYLRVSNNKLVNSGIPAGVFNVSTLLELDLSFNKLQKIPEVNEMLEQLYLQANQINKFDLESFCKFSGPLNYSRLKHLRLDGNNVTHTSMPDDTANCLRQASEIVFE; encoded by the exons ATGTTTCCCCTGCGTGTTGTGCTGCTGGCAGCACTGGTTAGCCTGACCCTGGGTCAGTACGACGACTACGACTACCAGCCGGCCTCCCAGCTTGGACCCTCCGGACCCAACTGTGCCCAGGAGTGCGACTGCCCCATCAACTTCCCAAGCGCCATGTACTGCGATGGACGCAAGCTCAAGTTCGTCCCTGTGGTCCCCACGGGCATCAAGTACCTGTACCTGCAGAACAACCAGATCGAGGAGATCAAGGCAGGTGTGTTTGACAACGTCACTGACCTGCGCTGGTTGGTGCTGGACCACAACATGATCACCACCGACAAGGTGGCCAAAGGCACCATCGACAAACTGGTGGGTCTGGAGAAGCTTTTCTTCAGCCACAACCAGCTGTCCGAGCCTGTCCTGCCGCCGTCCAGAGtcctggaggagctgaagaTGATAAGCAACCAGCTGTCCAAGTTCCCGGCGCTGACGGACAGGGAGAACCTGACGGCCGTGCATCTCCAGGACAACAAGCTGACCTCGGAGAGCATTGCTGGGGCCTTCAAGAGCCTGAAGAAGCTGCTGCTCCTGGACGTCAGCAGGAACAAGCTGAAGAAGCTTCCAGCGGGCCCACCCAGCTCTCTGGAAGTCCTCTACGCCGACCACAACGACATTGACAGCATCGCCGCCGG GTACCTGAACAAGCTGCCGTCCCTCAAGTACCTGAGGGTCTCCAACAACAAGCTGGTGAACTCAGGCATTCCAGCCGGCGTGTTCAACGTGTCCACCCTGCTGGAGCTGGACCTGTCCTTCAACAAGCTGCAGAAGATCCCCGAGGTCAACGAGATGCTGGAGCAGCTATACCTGCAGGCCAACCAGATCAATA AGTTTGACTTGGAGAGCTTCTGTAAGTTCAGCGGCCCACTCAACTACTCTCGTCTGAAACACCTGCGTCTGGACGGGAACAACGTCACCCACACCAGCATGCCCGACGACACGGCCAACTGCCTGCGCCAGGCCTCCGAGATCGTCTTCGAATGA
- the dcn gene encoding decorin: protein MRSLCVSLLLVTVCWALPFRQSGFMDFMMEDEAGSGDPDALAPEGPAGAPPGSPRLGLPDGPRCPFRCQCSRRVVQCSDLGLTGIPDDLPADTSLLDLQNNKITEIKENDFKNLRELHALILVNNQISSIHAKALAPLGKLQRLYLSKNQLKELPANMPRSLQELRIHENSISKIKKASLQGMTQIIVMELGSNPLKAAGIEAGAFADLKKVSYIRIADTGLTDIPKGLPSSLSELHLDGNKITKVQADNLKGLKNLAKLGLSYNQISVVENGSLAAVPHLRELHLDNNALSSVPSGLPDHKYIQVIYLHSNKISQVGTEDFCPPGYNTKKAMYSGISLFSNPVSYWEIQPITFRCVFDRSAIQLGNYRKK from the exons ATGCGGtcgctgtgtgtgtccctgctccTGGTGACGGTGTGCTGGGCTCTGCCCTTCCGCCAGTCCGGCTTCATGGACTTCATGATGGAGGACGAGGCGGGCTCCGGGGACCCCGATGCCCTTGCCCCTGAGGGCCCCGCTGGAGCCCCCCCTGGAAGCCCCCGCCTAGGCCTGCCTGATGGCCCCCGGTGCCCCTTCAGATGCCAGTGCAGCCGACGTGTCGTCCAATGCTCCGACCTGG ggcTGACTGGTATCCCAGACGACCTCCCTGCAGACACGTCTCTGCTGGATCTGCAGAACAACAAGATCACCGAGATCAAGGAGAACGACTTCAAGAACCTAAGAGAGTTGCAT GCTCTGATTCTGGTGAACAACCAGATCAGCAGCATCCACGCCAAGGCCCTGGCCCCACTGGGCAAGCTGCAGCGCCTCTACCTGTCCAAGAACCAGCTGAAGGAGCTGCCGGCCAACATGCCCAGGAGCCTGCAGGAGCTGCGGATCCACGAGAACAGCATCAGCAAGATCAAGAAGGCCTCCCTGCAGGGCATGACTCAGATCATCGTCATGG agCTGGGCTCAAACCCTCTGAAGGCAGCAGGGATTGAGGCCGGAGCGTTCGCTGACCTGAAGAAAGTCTCGTACATCCGCATTGCTGACACCGGCCTCACAGACATCCCCaaag gtttgccaAGCTCCCTCTCTGAGTTGCACTTGGATGGCAACAAGATCACCAAAGTTCAGGCTGACAACCTGAAGGGTCTGAAGAACCTGGCAAA GCTGGGTCTGAGCTACAACCAGATCAGCGTGGTGGAGAACGGCTCCCTGGCCGCGGTGCCTCACCTGAGGGAGCTTCACCTGGACAACAACGCCCTCTCCTCCGTCCCCTCTGGCCTGCCCGACCACAAGTACATCCAG GTGATCTATCTGCATAGCAACAAGATTTCTCAGGTGGGAACAGAAGATTTCTGCCCCCCCGGCTACAACACCAAGAAGGCCATGTACTCCGGTATCAGCCTGTTCAGCAACCCTGTGTCCTACTGGGAGATCCAGCCCATCACCTTCCGCTGTGTGTTCGACCGCTCCGCCATCCAGCTGGGCAACTACAGGAAGAAGTAG